The segment CATCCGGCCCAACTATCTGAGCGCCGAGAGCGACCGCCGGGTCGCGGCGGACGCGATTCGCCTGACGCGCCGCATCGCGGCGGCCCCGGCGCTTCAGCCCTACCTGCCGCAGGAGTACAAGCCCGGCGCGGAGATCGACGGCGACGAGCAACTCGCCAAGGCGGCCGGGGAGATCGGCACCACGATCTTCCACCCGGTCGGGACCTGCCGCATGGGCGAGGGCGATCAGGCGGTGGTCGACTCCCGCTTGAAGGTGAGGGGGCTTGAGGGCCTGCGCATCGTGGACGCCTCCGTCATGCCGACGATCACGTCGGGCAACACGAACTCGCCCGTCATCATGATCGCCGAGAAGGCCAGCGACATGATCAAAGAGGACGCGCTCTAGGTTATCCCTCGGAGGCCTGCTGGATGGCGAGTTGGCGCAGGCTGCGGGCCCGGGCGGCGAGCAGCTCGCTCTTCATGCGCACCAGAAGCAGGCTGACGAAGTAGAGCTTGAAGCCCAGCGCCATGATCAGGAGCGGCCAAAGCATCGAGCTGTCGATGGTGGGGCCGTCCATCCGCAGGACGCTGGCGGGTTGATGGAGCGTGTTCCACCAATCGACCGAGAACTTGATGACCGGCAGATTGACCGCGCCAACCAAGGCCAGCACCGCCGCCGACTTCTGCCCGCGCTCCGGATTCTCAAAGGCGTTCATCAGCGCCATGTGCCCGAGGTACAGGAAGAAGAGCAGCAGCACGGAGGTCAGGCGCGCATCCCAAACCCAGAAGGTTCCCCACATGGGCTTGCCCCAGAGCGAGCCTGTGAAGAGTGCGAGGAAGGTGAAGGCCGCGCCCACGGGCGAAGCGGCCTTGGCCGCGATATGCGCCAGCGGATGTTTCCAGATGAGCGCCACCGCGCTCGCCACGGCGATCACCGCGTAGATGAAGAGCGCCATCCAGGCCGCCGGGACATGCACGAACATGATCCGGACCGTCTCTCCCTGCTGATAGTCGGGCGGCGCCACGAAGAGGGAGAGATAGATACCGACCCCCAGCGAAACCACGGCTGCGACTGTGAGCCAGGGCAGCAGGGCGTCGGCAATGCGGCGGAAGCGGGCGGGGTTGGCGAAACGATGCACGGGCGGCGGTTCCTGGGACTCAACAAAGGGTTCGCGGAAACTTCAAGAGCGACAGTAGCGGCTGGGGCCGAGGATTCAAGAGACCTTCGGCCCGTCACCAATCTGTCATTTGCGATGATAGTTCAATGATTGTAGAAATGTCAGCAATCACGTCTCAGGGGAGGTCATGTCGTGATGGACTCCAGCGGCGGCAAGCGCCAGTTCAAGGTCCTGTTTCTCTGCACGGGAAACTCGGCGCGCAGCATTATGGCCGAAGCGATCCTGGAACGGGCCGGGGCCGGGCGCTTCAAGGCCTTCTCCGCCGGCAGCTTCCCGACGGGCGAGGTAAACCCGCACGCCCTTGAGCTCCTGCGGCGCTTCAATCACAAGACCGACGGCTTTCGCAGCAAGTCCTGGGACGAGTTCGCGGGCGAGAGCGCGCCCAAGATGGACTTCGTTTTCACGGTCTGCGATCAGGCGGCGGGGGAGGTCTGCCCGGTCTGGCCCGGCCAGCCCATGACCGCCCACTGGCCCTTTCCGGACCCGGCTGCCTTCGAAGGGACGGAGGCGGAGACCAGCGCGTTTTTCGCCGATGTCTACGGGCAGATTCACAACCGCATAGACATTTTCGTGAACTTGCCGATCGCCTCTCTTGATAAGCTTTCTCTCAAAGCGCGGCTGGATTCCATCGGGCGCGGCGAAAGCAACGTCGAGGCGTCTTGAAGGCATGACAAGCAAATCCGGAGTGGAGCTGCGCCGTCTGGCGGCCGAAGGGCTCGGCACCTTCTTCCTGCTGGCGACGGTCGTGGGATCGGGGATCATGGGCGAGACCCTGTCCGGCGGCAACGACGCCCTGGCGCTTCTGGGGAACACCATCGCGACCGGCGCCATTCTGGTGGTGCTGATCCTCGTCTTCGGGCCCATCTCCGGCGCACACTTCAATCCCGCCGTGACCCTGGCGTTCCTGATCCGGCGGGAGATTGCGCCGGGCGAAGCCGCACGCTATCTGCTGGTCCAAGTGATCGGCGGGCTTCTTGGTGTTTTGGCCGCCCATCTGATGTTCGAACTGGAGCCCATCCAGACATCGGAAAAGCTGCGCAGCGGCGGCGCCCAGTGGTTCGCGGAGTTCATCGCGACCTTCGGGCTCGTCGCGACCATCCTCGGCTGCTTGCGCTTCCGGGCGGAGGCCATTCCCTACGCCGTTGGGCTCTATATCACGGCAGGCTACTGGTTCACGGCTTCGACCTCCTTCGCCAACCCGGCGGTGACCATCGCGCGGAGCTTTACCGACACCTTCAGCGGCATCTACCCGCCCCATGCGCCCGCTTTCATCCTGGCCCAGTTGGTTGGCGCGGTGGCGGCTACCTACCTCTTCGCCTGGTTCGCCAAAGCGCCCCTCGATGAGGAGGCGACGCTGACGCCCAACGGCCACAGGGAAGAAGCGGCGGAAGAGACCCAGCGCAAGACTTGATCCTTTGCCGCCCTGCTGGGCTATGCTGCTCCCCCTGTAACCTTGTTGCCGGGGAAGAGCCGAATGAAGATCAAAGCCGCCGTTCTGCGTGAGATGGGCCTGCCCAGGCCCTATGCCGAGAGCAAGCCCTTGAGCATTGAGGAGCTGGAGCTGGAAGGCCCGGGTGACGGCGAAGTGCTGGTGAAGGTCAAGGCGGCCGGGCTCTGCCACTCAGACCTTTCGGTCATGGACGGCGCGCGGCCCCGGCCCTTGCCCATGGCGCTCGGCCACGAGGCGGCGGGCGAGGTCGCCGAGGTGGGGGCTGGCGTCGTCGATCTCAAGCCTGGCGACCATGTCGTTATGATCTTCGTCCCCTCCTGCGGCCATTGCCTTCCCTGCGCGGAAGGACGCCCGGCGCTTTGTGAGCCCGCAGCCGTGGCCAACGGCGAAGGCCGGCTCATGAGCGGCGCTCGCCGCCTTTCCAAGGGCTCGGAGACGGTCAACCACCACATGGGCGTATCGGCCTTTGCCGAATATGCCGTCGTTTCCCGCCACTCCCTGGTGAAGGTCGATCCGGAGATCCCGCTGGAGCAGGCGGCTCTCTTCGGCTGCGCGGTTCTGACCGGGGTGGGAGCCACCCTCAACACCGCGGGCGTGGAGCCAGGCAGCCGCGTCGCGGTCATCGGGCTCGGCGGCGTCGGGCTGAACTCGCTCCTGGGCGCCGTTCTGGTGGGCGCGGAGCAGGTCGTAGCCATCGATCTCCTGGACTCGAAGCTGGACCTCGCCCGTCAGTTGGGTGCGACCGACGCTTTCAAGGCCGACCGGGAGGACATCGTCGAGGCGGTGAAGCAGGCGACAGGTGGCGGCGTCGACTACGCCCTGGAGATGGCGGGCTCGGTCCCAGCCCTTGAACTCGCCTATAAGATCACCCGGCGCGGCGGCACCACCGTGACCGCGGGTCTTGCTCACCCCTCAAAACAGATGAGTTTCCAGGCCGTGTCCCTGGTCGCGGAAGAGCGGACCTTGAAGGGCAGTTACATCGGGTCCTGCGTGCCCTTGCGCGATATTCCCCGCTTCATCGGGCTTTTCAAGAAGGGCCGCCTGCCGGTCGACCGCCTGATGAGCGAACGGATCGGATTCGACGAAATCAACGAGGCCTTCGACCGCTTGGCCGAGGGGAATACGGTACGGCAGCTGCTGATCCCCTAGAAGGTGATCTCCGGCCCTTCAAAGGGGTGCCAGCCCTCCGGGTGCTCGATCTCCACGACCCAAACATCGGGATCGCGCCGGATCGCGCGTTCGATATAGTCTTCGGCTTTCTCGGACGGGACCAAGCCCTCCTTGAAGGCGCTCATCCAGCCCAAGCGGCCCTCCAGGTCGCGCGCCTGGGTCAGCACCTTGCAGCCCTTATCGTAGAGGTCGAGCTTCAGGATCACCGAACCGCCCTGCCGCTCGCCCTTGTGCCGGACATAGGCGGAGACAAGATCGCTGTTGCATTCGCGCAGCTTGGCGGAGACCCAGAGGTGGGTTGGCAGACGCTCCTCGCTCATGCCTCGGGTTCCTCCTCGGGCGGCAGGCCGTAACGCGCCCGCTTAGCGGCTTTCTTGGCCGCGCGGGCCTCTTCCTTCGCCTGCTTGCGGTCCAGGGGCGCCACGACGATCACGGCCTCGCCCCGGGGCTCCTCTTCCGCCGCGAAGGCGCCGGCGAGGTCGCCGAGACTGCCGCGCCTTACGCGTTCGTAGAGCTTGGTCAGTTCAAAGCAGACGGCGGCGGGCCTGTCTTCGCCAAAGACCTCGACGGCGTCGCTCAGGAACTCTGCGACGCGGCGCGGGGACTCGTAGAAGATCATCGTATGGAAGCCTTCGGCGTCCTCCTCCAGGAAGCGTTTGCGCTGCCCGCTCTTCTTCGGCGCAAAACCCTTGAAGGTGAAGGAGGAAGTGGGCAGGCCGGAGATGGTCAGCGCCATGACCGCGGCATTGGGGCCGGGTAGGGCGGTCACCTCGAAGCCCGCTTCGGCGGCGGCGGCAACCGCGCGGTATCCGGGGTCGGAGATGCCCGGCGTCCCGGCATCGCTCATCAAGCCGACCGAGTGCCCCTCGCGCAGCAGGCTGACGATCCGCTCGGCCGCCTTGGCCTCGTTGTGTTCGTGATAGGCAAAGAAGATCTTGGGCCGTGCGACGCCGTGGCGCTCCAGAAGGCGGCTGGAATGACGCGTATCCTCGCAGGCCAGGGCGTCGAGCGACTTGAGCGTCTCCAGCAAGCGCAGGGAGACATCGTCGAGATTGCCGATCGGCGTGGCGAGCAGGATGAGTTTGGGCGTCTCGGCCATGGCTAGGCTCCTCAGGCGCTGGCGCTGCCGTAGTAGAGCGTAACCGTATGGCGCGCCTCGGCGAAAAAGAGCCAGCGCTGGAGCAGCAGTCCGAGAAAGCCGCTCACCAGACCCAGAAGATGGAAGATGCCGGACAGGAGCGGCACCGCCAGTTGCCCGGCCAGCAGCAGCGAGGCGACCGGCAGCGCCAGGCCGAAGAGGACGGCCAGGCGGCGCAGCTTGCGGGCATGCTTGCGCCCGATGGCGAAGGCCATCTCCTTCAGCAGGTAGTTCTCCTCCGTATGAGGCGCTTCCAGCAGGCGCACCGGCCCCCTGTCTCCAAGGCCCGTCGCGCTCTCCGGCGTCGCCGCCGAGGTCAGGCTCTCCATGCGCATCCAATAGAGCAGTTGCAGAGCCCAAGCCGAGGCCAGGAGCGCCACCGCGAGAGCCGCGCCGAAGCTGTCTTGGCCCCAGAGGCCGTTCAACCAGACGAAGACAAGACTGCCGCCGCCCAGCGCATGCAGCAGGTAGAGCGGCAGGGTAAAGGCGTTATGCCAGCGGGCGATGGGTTTCAGGCTCGCGTAGATCATCGCCGTGCAGGCGACGGTGACTGCTGCGAGAAGGGCGGTCAGCGCGCCCAGGAGGGGAGAGGGCAGACTGCCGCCCAGCCAACTCCACCCCAAAAAAAGCGCCGGCGGGAAGGAGGCGACAGCCGCCACGCCTTCGCGCGACAGCCAGGAACTGCGCCATTGGGAGAGTGCCCGCCAGGCGCGCTCCGGGTGTCCCAGATGCAGAGTGGAGGAGACCAGACCGGCGAAGACCAGCGCCAGAGCCAGGGCCAGCCCGCAAAGCCCGTACCAGGGGTCGGCGGGGAGCCTGCCGAGCGCGGCAAAAAGCCCGATCAGGAACAAGAGGCCGTATCCGGTTCCGGAAAGCACGGTGAAGAAGATGATGGAGGGGGCGGGATGCATCTGGCGCGTCAGCTCCCCAGTTCGCCGGAAAGCACCCGGTCGACCCAACCCAGCAGGCCGCCCTCGGCCTTCACCGGCTCCAGCGGTTTTGCGTTGGAGGACGAGCGCTCCTGCCTTCTGGGCGGCAGGTACTTGTTCGTCGGCTTGTAGCCCATCTCCGGCATCAGGTCGTAGCCGCCGCGCTCGGCCACCATCTGCGAGACCTCTGACTGAGGGTCGGCGAGGTCCCCGAAGTGGCGCGCGCTCGCCGGGCAGGTGTTCACGCAGGCCGGCTGGCGTTCCGGCTCGGGAATGTTTTCGTTGTAGATGCGGTCGATGCAGAGCGTGCACTTGCGCATCACCTGTTCGCCCGGATCCATCTCCCGCGCGCCATAGGGGCAGGCCCAGGCGCAGAGCCCGCAGCCGATGCACTTCTCTTCCTCCACCAGAACAATGCCGTCTTCGCCGCGCTTATAGGACGCGCCGGTCGGGCAGACGGTGACGCAGGCTGCCTTCTCGCAGTGCAGGCAGGACTTGGGAAAGTGGACCGTGCGTCCTTCGGGCCCTTCGCCCGCCTCAAAGGAATGGACGCGGTTGAGCCAGGCGCCGTTGGGTTTGTCGCCATAGGCGGCGAGATCCGTGAGAGGCCCGGGATAGCCGCCGGTGTTCCATTCCTTGCAGTTCACGACGCAGGCATGGCAGCCCACGCAGATATCCAGGTCGATCACGAGGCCGAGGCTCTTGCTGCCCCGTTCAACGCTGCTTGGAAGGCTGGTCACTTCGCACCCCCCTTGCCGAAGTAGGCGACATTCTTCGGCGCGTCTCCCAGACCAGGGGGCCGTTTGAAGGCGACCCGTTTTATGGCGTCGTTGTCCCAACCCGGCTCGGCGGCTTTCTGGAGGCGCACCCGCAAGTCGTACCAGGCGGCCTGACCCGTCACCGGGTCGGCGACGGCATAGCGGTAGCCGCTGCCTTGATCGGGCAGAAGCTCATCGATGAGGTGATTGAGCAGGAAGCCTTTCGTGCTCTCCGGCGCATCGGGGGAGAGGTTCCAGGCGCCCGCGCGCTTGCCGATTGCGTTCCAGGTCCAGACCGTGCGGCCGTTGACGCCCCGCATGCTCCGGCTCGGCACCTTGATGCGGCCATGGCGGCTTTCCACCCAGACCCAGTCTTCCTCTTTCAGGCTCAGCTCGGCGGCGAGCTGCTCGGAGAGGAAGAGCACGTTATGGCCATGGATCTGGCGCAGCCAGGCATTCTGGGAGCCCCAGGAGTGGTACATCGCCATGGGGCGCTGGCTGACGGCATGTAGCGGGAAGTCGTCGGCGTTTTCCGTCGCGTCTTCGAAGGGCGGGTACCAGATGGGCAGGGGATCGAAGTGATCGAGGATGCGCTGCCGGTGTGCCTCGGGCGGCTGAACCGCACCGTGCCCCTCCGCGGCGAGCCGGAACTTCTGCTGCGGCTCTGAATAGAGCTGCAGCACGACGGGTTTGCCCTCCGGCATGAAGCCCATGGCGACCGCCCAGTCCAAATAGGCCTGATTCGCGAACTTGAAGTAAAGCGCCTCCTCGGGGATCTCCTGCCGCCAGAAGCAGCCGTTCTCGATATAGCGTTGAAGCTGGTCGGGGTTGGGCTCCCCGCGGCCCTTGCCCTTGCCATCAATGCCGCGCCATCCGGCAAGCGGCCCGACACCCTGCTTGCGTTCGTGGTTCACCAGATAGTCCTTGTAGCCTTCAGGATAGCGCGCTGAGCCGTCCTCCTTGGTTAAGCCTGGCAAGCCGAGGCGTACGCCCAGGTCGATCAAGACATCCTGGAACGGCCGTACGTCCCGGTCCGGCGTCAAGACCGGCTGGCGGATGGAATCGGCGGCGGCTTCGGCATCGCAGATCGGCCGGTCGAGCAGGGAGATGCAATCCCAGCGCTCCAGATAGGTGGTGTCCGGTAGGACCAGATCGGCGTAGGGCACCGTCTCAGAGAAGTAGGCGTCGGAATAGATGATGTGGGGAATGCGGTAATCGCCGGTCTCGGGGTCCTTGTCGGTCAGCATGGCTATCGTGCCGCTGGTGTTCATGGCGGAGTTCCAGGCCATGTTCGCCATGTAGAGGAAGAGCGTGTCGATGGGGTAGGGGTCGCCCTTCCAGGCGTTGGTTATCACCATGTGCATCATGCCATGGGCGGAGAGCGGCGCTTCCCAGGAGAAGGCCTTGTCGATCCGCTGCGGCCTGCCCTCACCATCCACCAGCAGGTCGTCCGGCCCCTGCACGAAACCGAGCGGCGGACCGGGCAACGGCGTGCCCGGCTTGACCTCACCGGGCTTGCCCGTGGGTTTGATCGGGGGCGGCGGCGACTGCGGGTAAGGCGGTTTGTAGCGGAAGGATCCAGGGCTATCGACCGCGCCCAGCAACATCTGGAGCAGATGCAGGCTGCGGCAGGTATGGAATCCGTTGGAGTGGGCGGAGATCCCGCGCATGGCATGGAGAGAGACAGGCCGCCCGACCATGCGCTCGTGACGCACGCCGCGCCAATCGGTCCAGGGTTGCTCGACCGTAACCTCCTCCTCGAAGGCGGCCTGGGCCAACTCCGCGGCGATGCGCTTGATGTCTTCAACGGCGATGCCGCAGCGCTCGGCGACGGCTTCCGGCGCGTAGCTCTCATCGAGATAGCGCTCGGCGAGAAGCTGGAACACCGGTCGGGCCTTACCGCCCCCCGGAAGGCTCGCCTCGCCGTTCAGCGAGGGCTTTAGCGCGGGATCGTTCCAAGGACGCAGGGCGCCGCTGACCCGGTCCCTGACCAGGGGCGTCCCATCATCGTCGCGCGCGAAGAGGCCGTCTTCGGCCCCGCCGGGATCGTCGATCACGAGCCAGGGGGCGTTGCTGTAGTCGGCGAGATAGCGAAGATCGACCTTTCCGGCCTTCAGCAACTCATGGACCAACGCCAGAACGAAGAGGCCATCGCTGCCCGGCGTGATGCCGATCCACTCGTCGGCGATGGCGGAATAGCCGGTGCGGACCGGGTTTACCGAGATGAACTTCGCGCCCCGCTTGCGCAGGGTCGAAAGACCCATCTTGATGGGGTTCGAGTCATGGTCCTCGGCGACGCCGAACAGCATGAAGTAGCGGGACCGCTCCCAGTCCGGCTCGCCGAACTCCCAGAAGCTGCCGCCGATGGAATAGAGTCCCCCTGCGGCCATGTTGACCGAACAGAAGCCGCCGTGCGCTGCATAGTTCGGCGTGCCGAACTGCGTTGCCCACCAACCGGTCAGCGACTGGCTCTGGTCGCGGCCGGTGAAGAAGGCGAGCTTCTTGGGGTCGGTCTTTCGTATGTCGGAAAGCCAGCCCGTGGCGATCTCCAGCGCTTCATCCCACTCGATCTCCGCGAACTCGCCGGAGCCGCGCGGGCCGACACGCTTCAAGGGCTTGGTGAGTTTGGCGGGCGACTCCTGCTGCATGATCCCGGCGGAACCCTTTGCGCAGAGCACGCCCTTGTTCACCGGATGATCGCGGTTGCCCTCGATATAGCGAAGGCGGCCGTCTTTCATGTGCACTTTGATGCCGCAACGGCAGGCGCACATGTAGCAGGTTGTCGTGAGAACCTCGTCTGAGACTGTAGGCGATAGCTCGATGCGGCGGTCGCTCGGCAAAATTGGTAAACCTCGTTATCGCGTGAGTGGTCTTGCAGGGCCGGGTCATCATAAAGCTGTCATGACCTAGTGAGGATAAAACACTAGCGCCTCGCGCGGTCAGACGACAGTCTTTGTCGACAATTTTGTGGCCGCGCTGAAGCGGGAGGGAAAGAGACGATGGCTGGCCAAGGGCAGCGAAGCGAGGAGGGGACCGCTGGCGAGGTCTTCCAGGCCTTCCTGAAGCTCGGCCTGACCTCCTTCGGCGGCCCTGTTGCGCACATCGGCTACTTCCGCGCTGACATCGTCGCCAAGCGCCGCTGGTTGAGCGAGGAGGCTTTCGCCGGATACGTGGCGCTGGCGCAGCTCCTGCCGGGACCGGCTTCCAGTCAGGTGGGCTTGGCGCTCGGTCTGCACCGGGCGGGATGGCTGGGCGGCCTCGCCGCCTTCGCCGGGTTTACGCTGCCCTCCGCGCTTCTGATGCTCTTGGCCGCCATCCTGTTCCAGAGCGGCTTGGCTGTGGACGGCGGCTGGCTACAGGGCCTGAAGCTGGTCGCGGTGGTCGTCGTTGCCGAGGCCGTCCGGCAAATGGCCCGTCAGCTCTGTCCGGAGCAAAGACACAAGGTCCTGGCGGTGCTGGGCGCGGTCCTCGCGCTCTCCCTCGGCGGATTCGCCGGGCAGATCTCGGCGATTCTGTCGGGGGCGATCCTGGGCCGGCTTCTGCTGCATCGTCCAAACGAGTCGCCGCTTCGCGAGGAGGCAGGCGCCTTTGCGCCGGGCGCAGGGCTCTCGAAGCTGCTGCTGGGTTCGGCGGCCGCGTTGCTGGCGCTGTCGCTCCTGGCGAGCCTCGTCGCCTTGCCGGAAATCCTGGAACTGGCGGCGGGCTTCTACCGCGCCGGGGCGCTGGTGTTCGGTGGCGGGCACGTTGTCTTGCCGCTGCTGGAGGAGGTGGTGGTCGCCCCCGGCCTGATGGATCATGACAGCTTCCTTGCCGGCTACGGCGCGGCCCAGGCGCTTCCCGGGCCGCTCTTCAGCCTGTCGGTCTACCTCGGCTTCCTGGCGGGCGGGCAGGGGGTCTGGGGCGCCCTGGTCGCGATCCTGGCGATCTTCCTTCCCGGTTTCCTCCTGGTGACCGCGCTTTCCTCGCGCCTGCAAAGCGTTTTGACGCTGCCCGGCATGGCGGGTGTCTTTGCGGGGATCAACGCAGCGGTGGTCGGATTGCTGCTCGCCGCGCTCTACACGCCCGTTGCGACCAGCGCCCTGACAGGTCCGGCGGAGGCCGCCATCGCGCTTGTCGGCTGGGGCTTGCTGGCCCTGGGCAGAACGCCGATCTTGGCGATCGTGCTGCTTTTGCCGGTATTGGCGCAGATCTTTCTCTAACCGTCACAGAATGGTCCC is part of the Limibacillus sp. genome and harbors:
- a CDS encoding heme ABC transporter permease, which encodes MHRFANPARFRRIADALLPWLTVAAVVSLGVGIYLSLFVAPPDYQQGETVRIMFVHVPAAWMALFIYAVIAVASAVALIWKHPLAHIAAKAASPVGAAFTFLALFTGSLWGKPMWGTFWVWDARLTSVLLLFFLYLGHMALMNAFENPERGQKSAAVLALVGAVNLPVIKFSVDWWNTLHQPASVLRMDGPTIDSSMLWPLLIMALGFKLYFVSLLLVRMKSELLAARARSLRQLAIQQASEG
- a CDS encoding arsenate reductase ArsC, yielding MDSSGGKRQFKVLFLCTGNSARSIMAEAILERAGAGRFKAFSAGSFPTGEVNPHALELLRRFNHKTDGFRSKSWDEFAGESAPKMDFVFTVCDQAAGEVCPVWPGQPMTAHWPFPDPAAFEGTEAETSAFFADVYGQIHNRIDIFVNLPIASLDKLSLKARLDSIGRGESNVEAS
- a CDS encoding aquaporin family protein — translated: MTSKSGVELRRLAAEGLGTFFLLATVVGSGIMGETLSGGNDALALLGNTIATGAILVVLILVFGPISGAHFNPAVTLAFLIRREIAPGEAARYLLVQVIGGLLGVLAAHLMFELEPIQTSEKLRSGGAQWFAEFIATFGLVATILGCLRFRAEAIPYAVGLYITAGYWFTASTSFANPAVTIARSFTDTFSGIYPPHAPAFILAQLVGAVAATYLFAWFAKAPLDEEATLTPNGHREEAAEETQRKT
- a CDS encoding zinc-dependent alcohol dehydrogenase family protein, which encodes MKIKAAVLREMGLPRPYAESKPLSIEELELEGPGDGEVLVKVKAAGLCHSDLSVMDGARPRPLPMALGHEAAGEVAEVGAGVVDLKPGDHVVMIFVPSCGHCLPCAEGRPALCEPAAVANGEGRLMSGARRLSKGSETVNHHMGVSAFAEYAVVSRHSLVKVDPEIPLEQAALFGCAVLTGVGATLNTAGVEPGSRVAVIGLGGVGLNSLLGAVLVGAEQVVAIDLLDSKLDLARQLGATDAFKADREDIVEAVKQATGGGVDYALEMAGSVPALELAYKITRRGGTTVTAGLAHPSKQMSFQAVSLVAEERTLKGSYIGSCVPLRDIPRFIGLFKKGRLPVDRLMSERIGFDEINEAFDRLAEGNTVRQLLIP
- a CDS encoding DUF1491 family protein, translated to MSEERLPTHLWVSAKLRECNSDLVSAYVRHKGERQGGSVILKLDLYDKGCKVLTQARDLEGRLGWMSAFKEGLVPSEKAEDYIERAIRRDPDVWVVEIEHPEGWHPFEGPEITF
- the rsmI gene encoding 16S rRNA (cytidine(1402)-2'-O)-methyltransferase; translated protein: MAETPKLILLATPIGNLDDVSLRLLETLKSLDALACEDTRHSSRLLERHGVARPKIFFAYHEHNEAKAAERIVSLLREGHSVGLMSDAGTPGISDPGYRAVAAAAEAGFEVTALPGPNAAVMALTISGLPTSSFTFKGFAPKKSGQRKRFLEEDAEGFHTMIFYESPRRVAEFLSDAVEVFGEDRPAAVCFELTKLYERVRRGSLGDLAGAFAAEEEPRGEAVIVVAPLDRKQAKEEARAAKKAAKRARYGLPPEEEPEA
- a CDS encoding dimethyl sulfoxide reductase anchor subunit: MHPAPSIIFFTVLSGTGYGLLFLIGLFAALGRLPADPWYGLCGLALALALVFAGLVSSTLHLGHPERAWRALSQWRSSWLSREGVAAVASFPPALFLGWSWLGGSLPSPLLGALTALLAAVTVACTAMIYASLKPIARWHNAFTLPLYLLHALGGGSLVFVWLNGLWGQDSFGAALAVALLASAWALQLLYWMRMESLTSAATPESATGLGDRGPVRLLEAPHTEENYLLKEMAFAIGRKHARKLRRLAVLFGLALPVASLLLAGQLAVPLLSGIFHLLGLVSGFLGLLLQRWLFFAEARHTVTLYYGSASA
- a CDS encoding 4Fe-4S dicluster domain-containing protein, with protein sequence MTSLPSSVERGSKSLGLVIDLDICVGCHACVVNCKEWNTGGYPGPLTDLAAYGDKPNGAWLNRVHSFEAGEGPEGRTVHFPKSCLHCEKAACVTVCPTGASYKRGEDGIVLVEEEKCIGCGLCAWACPYGAREMDPGEQVMRKCTLCIDRIYNENIPEPERQPACVNTCPASARHFGDLADPQSEVSQMVAERGGYDLMPEMGYKPTNKYLPPRRQERSSSNAKPLEPVKAEGGLLGWVDRVLSGELGS
- the chrA gene encoding chromate efflux transporter; its protein translation is MAGQGQRSEEGTAGEVFQAFLKLGLTSFGGPVAHIGYFRADIVAKRRWLSEEAFAGYVALAQLLPGPASSQVGLALGLHRAGWLGGLAAFAGFTLPSALLMLLAAILFQSGLAVDGGWLQGLKLVAVVVVAEAVRQMARQLCPEQRHKVLAVLGAVLALSLGGFAGQISAILSGAILGRLLLHRPNESPLREEAGAFAPGAGLSKLLLGSAAALLALSLLASLVALPEILELAAGFYRAGALVFGGGHVVLPLLEEVVVAPGLMDHDSFLAGYGAAQALPGPLFSLSVYLGFLAGGQGVWGALVAILAIFLPGFLLVTALSSRLQSVLTLPGMAGVFAGINAAVVGLLLAALYTPVATSALTGPAEAAIALVGWGLLALGRTPILAIVLLLPVLAQIFL